The Populus trichocarpa isolate Nisqually-1 chromosome 11, P.trichocarpa_v4.1, whole genome shotgun sequence genome has a segment encoding these proteins:
- the LOC18111226 gene encoding putative disease resistance protein RGA3, translating into MDKKIKIWLQKLKDVASDAEDLLDMIHARVLSKQVLESDRFTYSPSYDMGILGKGKLLAEEFGELMNRKVRLASHIVESIPNHFINLRQLRDVRERLDDISKEMGEFQLKEVLISRLPQTGNREGRETGAHIVESEGDFNNWDWRYWKNNRCSIAYNDERVKKHFYLKIWISLYDDFNPRKIMSEMLDYAVKGKYYSMSQMGLLQSQLRTALYGKRYLLVLDDVWNEDPDEWDKVRNLLGDGTNGNKAIVTNRSQKVASIMGSSPAYHLEALSRMIVGPCSSSEPFLMEMKMVFQTYYLLENRSLTSAKECLWQPKFLES; encoded by the exons ATGGATAAGAAGATCAAGATTTGGCTGCAAAAACTTAAAGATGTGGCCTCTGATGCAGAAGATTTACTGGACATGATCCATGCTCGAGTTTTGTCCAAACAAGTGCTCGAAAGTGACCGCTTCACATATTCTCCGAGTTACGACATGGGAATACTCGGTAAAGGAAAGCTTCTGGCAGAGGAATTTGGTGAGCTGATGAATAGAAAGGTACGGTTGGCTTCTCATATTGTTGAATCAATTCCAAATCATTTCATAAACTTGCGCCAGCTGAGAGATGTTAGGGAGAGATTGGATGATATATCGAAGGAGATGGGTGAGTTCCAACTTAAGGAAGTTCTCATTTCGAGACTACCACAGACCGGTAATAGAGAAGGGAGAGAAACTGGAGCTCACATAGTTGAGTCTGAA GGTGATTTCAATAATTGGGATTGGAGGTATTGGAAAAACAACCGTTGCTCAATTGCCTACAATGATGAGAGAGTGAAGaagcatttttatttgaagatttgGATCTCGCTATATGATGATTTCAATCCTAGGAAGATTATGAGTGAAATGTTGGATTATGCTGTGAAGGGCAAGTATTATTCGATGTCCCAGATGGGTTTACTGCAGTCACAATTGAGGACAGCATTGTACGGAAAAAGATATCTCCTTGTGTTGGATGATGTTTGGAATGAGGATCCAGATGAATGGGATAAAGTAAGGAATCTGCTAGGGGATGGTACAAATGGAAACAAAGCTATTGTCACCAACCGGAGCCAGAAAGTTGCATCCATAATGGGCAGTAGCCCTGCTTACCATTTGGAAGCCCTGTCGAGGATGATTGTTGGACCTTGTTCAAGCAGCGAGCCTTTCCTGATGGAGATGAAAATGGTTTTCCAAACTTACTACCTGTTGGAAAACAGATCATTGACAAGTGCAAAGGAGTGCCTTTGGCAGCCAAAGTTCTTGGAATCTTAA
- the LOC112323288 gene encoding putative disease resistance protein RGA3 — protein sequence MRFKRKESEWLRVQGSELWNNDGGENKILLVLKLSFDHLPSHLKRCFAFCAVFPKKFEICKEKLIHQWIAGGLAQRSAHDRVSKPEDIGSDYLNDLLRMSFLEVVSGCGDSSTTRIKMHDLAISVAGNEFLAAGKTEQQGTLEQSHSLPKVCDFFTTTRHAVVDCNSSSGLIHKALYRAKGLRTHNLLSLGDASEKAIRNLISSFKYLRILNLSGFGIKHLHKSVGDLTYPRYLDLSNTPIEKLPASICNLQLQTLDLSSCYNLQKLPKKTRIMTSLRHLKIKNCTRLARLPGFIGRLRNLQSMPIFIAGKTWEEGILQLLELQNLPGELKIKHLENVERRHVARTCLISEDLPGNRRDYCLENMQLNSLGLSWGDADEHKLSVSMRGPRSQTGHHSVETARILLDSTLKPNSRIKKLFVNGYPGTEFPNWMNTAALCNLIQLELANCTNSESLPTLGELPLLKVLRIQGMDSVVNIGNEFFGGMRAFSSLTEFSLKDFPKLETWSTNPVEAFTCLNKLTIINCPVLITMPWISSTCRDQKLPPSDATVSSTATINLHSHYWQFSGVTLYTKSTHRKQLASLVFDNFLLSQTSFIACKCWATPELEVSKNRLVSGATLFATWFDKSDFSGVLGDY from the coding sequence ATGCGGTTCAAACGCAAAGAAAGTGAGTGGTTGAGGGTGCAAGGGAGCGAATTATGGAATAATGATGGAGGGGAGAATAAAATACTACTGGTCCTAAAGTTGAGTTTCGATCATCTGCCATCACATTTAAAGAGATGCTTTGCTTTTTGTGCGGTTTTTCCGAAGAAATTTGAAATATGCAAGGAAAAGTTGATCCATCAATGGATTGCCGGGGGTTTAGCTCAACGTTCTGCTCATGATCGGGTGTCCAAACCTGAAGACATCGGCTCCGACTATCTCAATGATCTGCTAAGGATGTCTTTTTTGGAAGTGGTGAGTGGATGTGGTGACAGCAGCACGACAAGGATTAAAATGCATGATCTTGCTATATCAGTTGCTGGTAATGAATTCCTCGCTGCAGGGAAGACTGAACAACAAGGGACCTTGGAACAGAGCCACTCCTTGCCAAAAGTGTGTGATTTCTTCACAACAACTAGACATGCTGTGGTTGATTGCAATTCTTCGTCCGGCCTGATTCATAAAGCCTTGTACAGAGCAAAGGGATTGCGTACCCACAATTTGTTGTCTCTAGGAGATGCATCGGAGAAAGCCATCAGgaatttaatttcaagcttCAAGTACCTCagaattttgaatttgagtGGGTTTGGCATAAAACATTTGCACAAATCTGTTGGTGACTTGACATACCCGAGATATCTTGATCTCTCCAACACTCCAATTGAAAAATTACCAGCATCTATTTGTAACCTTCAATTGCAGACACTAGATTTATCAAGTTGCTATAATCTTCAAAAGTTACCCAAAAAGACGAGAATAATGACCAGCCTGAGACATCTGAAGATAAAAAACTGTACAAGACTTGCTCGCTTGCCAGGTTTTATTGGGAGATTGAGAAATCTTCAGAGCATGCCTATATTTATAGCTGGCAAAACATGGGAGGAAGGCATATTGCAGTTACTAGAGCTACAAAATCTTCCAGGTGAACTGAAAATAAAACACCTCGAGAATGTAGAACGTCGCCATGTTGCAAGAACATGTTTAATTTCAGAAGATCTTCCTGGGAATAGACGTGACTATTGTTTGGAAAATATGCAACTTAACTCGTTGGGATTGTCATGGGGAGATGCTGATGAACATAAGCTGAGTGTTAGCATGAGGGGACCAAGAAGCCAAACTGGACATCATAGTGTTGAAACTGCAAGGATTTTACTTGATTCAACATTGAAGCCAAACTCCAGGATAAAGAAGTTGTTTGTGAATGGCTATCCAGGAACTGAGTTTCCAAATTGGATGAACACAGCCGCCCTCTGCAATCTGATACAACTTGAGTTAGCCAACTGCACAAATAGTGAAAGCCTCCCCACGCTTGGGGAATTGCCGCTGCTGAAAGTTCTCCGTATCCAAGGAATGGATTCTGTAGTGAACATCGGCAATGAGTTCTTTGGTGGCATGAGAGCTTTTTCATCATTGACCGAGTTCTCTCTCAAAGATTTTCCCAAGTTGGAAACCTGGAGCACCAATCCGGTGGAAGCATTCACTTGCTTGAACAAATTAACTATCATCAACTGCCCAGTTTTGATCACCATGCCATGGATCTCTTCAACATGTAGAGATCAGAAACTGCCACCCAGTGATGCTACGGTCAGTAGCACAGCTACGATCAATCTCCACTCTCATTATTGGCAATTCTCCGGAGTTACTCTATATACCAAAAGCACTCATAGAAAACAACTTGCTTCTCTCGTCTTTGACAATTTCCTCCTGTCCCAAACTTCGTTCATTGCCTGCAAATGTTGGGCAACTCCAGAACTTGAAGTTTCTAAAAATAGGCTGGTTTCAGGAGCTACACTCTTTGCCACATGGTTTGACAAATCTGACTTCTCTGGAGTCCTTGGAGATTATTGA